The nucleotide sequence ACTTTCGTTTTATTCTCACAGTTTACAAAATCAGTCAATTTTACACCATCTGCGCTGTCAATTTTAAAAGTTTGCTTAAAAGAATCATTCATAGAAACTATTACTTCCTGCTGTAAAAGCACCACAGGATTATTTAATAGGTTGAACAACCCTAAAAATGCATCCTTCCAGTAATTAGAAAGTGATAGATTTGCATAAACTTGATCTATTAAACGTTCACTTAGAGCTGTAGAAGACGCTGCATCATAAAAGATATCATCTAAAAGAGGTTTATAATTAAGATCTATCTCTGCCTTATCTAAAATATTGGCATACATAATTAACCAACTCTTATTCAGAAAATGTGTAGACTTGAAATTCTCCAAATTCTTTAGATCCTGAGTTGTAAAAGAGGTCTGGTCTATAAGAATTATATCTGGTAATAATTTTAAAGCTAATGTATAAGCTGTATGCATAGAACTTACCACGTTCACTTCAAAATATCTACTTAGACCTTCCTGTAATTCACTAATAATTTCTTGCTTATTACTAATGAAAATTAGTTGCTTTTTCTCTGTTCTCATCTTCAAATTTTTTAACAATAAAGATTCCTTACCTTTTAGGTTGATAAACTTCAGATTTGGGCGAATTTTCTTTAATACCATCAGGGCAGATGACATTAAAATTTTCAGGGGGAAAATTGACTATTAAAATAAACGATATCGTAATATATAGTTTGAGCTGGGGAAAACCTTTCAGAAATCTTCAGATTCTTAAAAGGATAGCTCTTTTAGGGATTTTAAATATAGGGGATTCTACCCATTGGAACCAAAAAGTTCTCGTAATATTATCCTTACAAATAGGAGTTAATTCTCTCGTTATAAACGTATTAGAATCAGATAAAAGAAATGCGATCTCTGCTTTTTCCTATCAAAAAATTGCAATTTATTTATCTTTTAAACTAATTTGAGACAGGGTCTTCCTGAAGTAAATATACAAGTTTAAACTAAAAATTTTACCTATAAATTAACAGCTGCTAATTGAGGGTTACTTTTTAGTTTGCAACAGTTTAGGTACCTTTGCCCCCTTGAAAGAAAATATGGCTAGAGCTGAAGAAAATATTGAAGTATTAGGGGCCAGGGTTCATAATTTAAAAAATATTGATGTAACCATTCCCCGAGAAAAATTAGTGGTTATTACAGGACTTTCAGGTTCTGGAAAATCGTCTTTAGCATTTGATACTATTTATGCTGAAGGCCAGAGAAGATATATTGAAACATTCTCTGCTTATGCAAGACAATTCTTAGGAGGTTTAGAAAGACCGGATGTAGATAAAATTGAAGGATTATCACCGGTAATTGCTATAGAGCAAAAAACCACCAGCAAAAACCCTCGAAGTACCGTTGGAACTATTACAGAGATCTATGATTTCTTAAGGTTGTTATTTGCGAGAACTGCAGATGCTTATAGTTACAACACCGGGGAGAAAATGGTGAGCTATACAGATGAGCAGATAAAAAATCTTATTATAGAAGATTTTAAGGATAAAAGAATAAGCATACTAGCTCCCGTAATAAGATCGAGAAAAGGGCATTATCGTGAACTCTTTGAGCAAATTGCCAAAATGGGATTTGTAAAAGTGCGAACAGATGGAGAGATTCGAGATATTGTTAAGGGAATGAAACTCGACAGGTATAAAACCCATGAGATCGAGATTGTAATAGACAGACTTAAGATTGATGATAGTGTTCAAAATCAGAAGAGATTAGAAGAAAGCATCAATACTGCCATGTACCATGGAGATGATGTTCTAATGATCATGGAACAGGATTCTGGAGAAATACGTTATTTTAGTAGGAATTTGATGTGTCCTACTACCGGTATCTCCTATCCTAATCCAGAGCCAAATAATTTCTCTTTCAATTCTCCAAAGGGTGCTTGTCCAACTTGTAATGGTATTGGGACACTTCATAAGGTGAATATAGACAAGCTCATTCCAGATGCTTCAAAATCTATTAAGAAAGGAGCATTAGCGCCACACGGACCTCAGAAAAAGAACTGGGTTTTCTCACAACTAGAACTTATTGCAGAACGGTTTGACTTCTCTTTAGCAGATGCTGTAAGTACCATCCCTGCAGATGCGATGAACATGATCTTATATGGAGGGAAAGAAAAATTTTCCAAGGAGTCTAAAAGTATAGGGATTACCAGAGATTTTAAAATTGATTTTGAAGGGATTGCTACTTTTATTGAAACTACCTATCATAATAACGATTCTACTTCTTTAAAGAGGTGGGCAAAAGAATATATGGACAAGATAGAATGTCCAGATTGCAATGGTTCCAGATTAAGAAAGGAATCGCTGTATTTTAAGATCGAAGATCAAAACATAGCAGAGCTAGCATCTAAAGACATTGTAGATCTTGCAGATTGGTTTAAAGATCTTGATGCTAAACTTACAGAAAAACAGCTAGCTATAGCTACAGAAGTTATAAAAGAGATCAAAACGAGATTGCAATTCTTAGTAGATGTGGGTCTTACCTATTTATCTTTAAATAGAGGTTCTAAATCTTTATCTGGAGGAGAAGCGCAAAGAATAAGACTAGCTACACAAATTGGTTCTCAACTGGTGGGTGTGCTTTATATTTTAGATGAACCTAGTATTGGGCTGCACCAACGAGATAATGAGAAACTTATCAATTCTCTGGTTGCCTTAAGAGACATAGGTAATTCTGTTATAGTTGTAGAGCACGATAAAGACATGATAGAAAGAGCAGATCATGTTATAGATATAGGTCCGAGAGCTGGAAAACACGGAGGAGAAATAATTAGCCAGGGAACTCCAGAAGAGATCATGAAACATGATACCATTACGGCTGCATATCTTAATGGAACCATGAAAATGGAAATTCCGGATAAGAGAAGGAAAGGAAACGGAAAAACGTTAGAACTTAAAGGAGCCACCGGTAATAATCTTAAAAATGTATCTATAAAAATCCCTTTAGGAAAAATGATCGCGGTTACCGGTGTTTCAGGAAGTGGAAAATCTACGCTTATTAATGAAACGCTATATCCTATAATGAACGCTCATTATTTTAACGGCGTAAAGGTTCCAAAGCCTTACAGGAGTATTAAGGGATTAGAACACTTAGATAAAGTTATAGATATCAATCAAACGCCAATTGGAAGAACTCCGCGTTCTAACCCGGCTACGTATACTGGAGTATTTTCTGAAGTGAGAAATCTTTTCGCAAAAACTCCAGAAGCTATGATTCGCGGTTACAAACCTGGAAGATTTAGTTTTAATGTAAAAGGAGGTAGATGTGAAACTTGTAAAGGTGGCGGGTTACGAGTTATAGAAATGAATTTTCTTCCTGATGTTTATGTAGAATGTGAAACCTGCCAAGGAAAAAGATTTAACAGGGAAACGCTAGAGATTAGGTATAAGGGAAAATCTATTTCTGATGTGCTGGAGATGACCATTAATGAAGCTACTAGCTTTTTTGAATTGATTCCGAAGATCTACAGAAAAGTAAAGACCATACAGGATGTTGGTCTTGGATATATTACATTAGGGCAACAAAGTACTACGCTCTCTGGAGGAGAGGCGCAACGTATTAAATTAGCTACAGAACTTTCAAAAAGAGATACCGGAAATACTTTTTATATTCTTGATGAACCAACTACCGGATTACATTTTGAAGATATACGTGTTTTAATGGATGTTTTGAATACATTAGCAAACAAAGGAAACACTGTGTTGATCATAGAACATAATATGGATGTTATTAAAATGGCAGATCATATTATAGACATTGGTTACGAAGGTGGCAAAAATGGTGGTAAGGTACTTGTAACAGGAACTCCTGAAGAAGTTGCCAAACATAAAAAGAGCTACACCGCTCATTTTCTTAGAAAAGAATTAAATTAAAACTTAGATTTTGAATAAAGACTTGATGAATACAAAGCAAGGCAATAAAGCCTGGAACGAAATTAGAACCAACGATTCTTGGGCCATTTTTAAAATAATGGGAGAATTTGTAAAAGGTTATGAAAAACTTAGTCAGATTGGTCCATGTGTATCCATTTTTGGATCTGCAAGAACAAAACCAGATCAAAAATATTACAAGCTAACAGAACGTATCGCGCAAAAAATTGTAGATCACGGTTATGGTGTAATTACTGGTGGTGGACCAGGGATCATGGAAGCAGGAAATAAAGGAGCACATCTTGGAGGAGGAACTTCTGTTGGTTTAAATATAGACCTACCGTTCGAACAACACGATAATCCTTATATAGATCAGGATAAAAGCTTAGATTTTGATTACTTTTTTGTTAGAAAAGTAATGTTCGTAAAATACTCTCAGGGTTTTGTTGTTATGCCAGGAGGATTTGGAACTTTAGATGAATTATTTGAAGCTATTACACTAATACAAACTAATAAAATAGATAAATTTCCTATTATTCTTGTAGGTACAGATTTTTGGGGTGGCCTAATAGATTGGGTTAGATCTACACTTTTAGATACTTTTGAAAATATAAGTGCTGGAGATATGGATCTTGTTCAAGTGGTAGATACAGAAGATGAGGTTATAGACATTTTAGATAAATTCTATGATGAATATAATCTAAGTCCTAATTTCTAAATTTTTAGTATAGGTTGTTAGCAAGCTAAATTGCTTTAATTATCTTTAATTTCAATTTATATTACTAATAAATTAATGCCCATTCTCCCTTGAACGCTAAGTCAATATTTTTAATTGTTTTTTTGTACGTAGGGGGAATCCTTGGGTATGCCCAAACCCGTACAGAAATTACTGCGGTCTTGAATGACTCTACCAATATTTTTAATATTCAGCAGAAGATCATCTACAAGAATAGCAGTACTTCGGTATTGAAGGATATTTATTTAAATGACTGGGCAAATAGCTTTAGAGATAAGTCTACTCCATTAGCCAAGAGATTTGCAGAAGATTACCTTAGAAGGTTTCATTTTGCAAAAGAACAAGAGCGAGGCTACACTAAGATTTATGGTATTAACGATGCCAATATCCTTCCTTTATCATGGGTGAGATCAGATAGTCTGCCAGATATCGTGCAGGTAAATTTAAGCAAGCCACTTCAACCGGGAGAATCTACAGAGATCAACTTACTCTATCAGGTCAAGATACCTTCAGAAAAATTTACTCGTTACGGTTATGATGACGATGGAAATTTTAAGCTGAAGTACTGGTATATCACTCCTGCAGTTTATGATGGTAAATGGGTTTTGTATAGCGATAAGAATTTAGGCAATCAATACTCCCCTCCTATCAATATTAAACTTAAGTTATCTACTAGACCTTATTTATACGTTGCGTCTCCTTTAACCCAAGAGAAATTAGTTACCGAAGACCAATACAAAACGTCTTATCTTTCTGGTATCAATGTAGTAACATCAGACCTTTACCTGACCAAAACATTTAGATTTGAATCGCTTTCTGCAAATTCAAAAGTAATACTTACTAATTTAGAAGATGAAGGGTTGAACCCGGAGATCAAAACTTTCTTGCTAGAAAGGATCATGAAATTCCTTCAGACCAGGCTGGGCGAGTATCCTCACAAATCTTTGATGATCACTAAAGATGATTATCAGGATAAGCCTGTATATGGTCTTAATCAGCTTCCTAAATTTATAAGACCTTTTCCAGATGGTTTTAATTATGATATGAAGCAATTAAAAACCATCATTCATACCTACCTAAAAAATACCGTTTTAATAAATCCCAGAGAAGAACAATGGTTATATGATGCCATACAGATTTCCTTAATGATGGATTATGTAGATGAGTATTATCCTAAAATGAAGTTGCTGGGTAGCTTAAGCAATATTATTGGAATTAGATGGTTCCATGCTTCAGATCTAGAATTTAATGATCAGTATCCTTTCCTGTATGAGCATATGGCTAGAATGCATATGGATCAATCCTTGGCTACTACTCAAGATTCTTTGGTAAAATTCAATCAGAATATTGCCAATGCATATAAAGCGGGAGCAGGATTTCATTATATGAATGACTTTTTAGAAACAGATGCTGTAAAAAGATCTATTTCAGAATTTTATAAAAAGAATGTTCTACAACCAACAAGCAGTGCAGAATTTGAACAAATATTAAAGAAGAATGCTGATAAAGATGTAAACTGGTTCTTTAAAGATTATGTTCAAACCGATGATAAAATAGATTTTAAGATATCAAAACTTAAGAAAAGTAAGGATTCTCTAGAGGTTACCATTAGAAATAAACGTGCTAATGGTATGCCTGTTTCGTTATATGGGTTAAAAGATGGAAAAGTAGTTTATAAAGAATGGGTAGAAGATATTGGTTCCAGAAAAACGGTTACCATTCCAAGAGATAGCATAGAGCGATTGGCTCTAAATTACAATGCAGCCATTCCAGAAGTTAACAAAAGAGATAATTATAAAGGAGTTACTACTCTTTTTAATAAACCTATACAGTTTAGAATTTTTCAGGATGTAGAAGATCCTCATTACAACCAGATGTTCTTTATGCCAGAATTTAGTTATAACCTTTATGATGGCTTGGCAATAGGACCAAAATTATATAATAAGACCTTTTTAAGCAGAAACTTTGATTTCAGGATTTCTCCAAAATTCGGATTTACGAGTAAGACAATTGTAGGTTCTGCCGCTATTGCCAATACTCAATTTTTTGATGATCAAAATCTTTTTGCTGTAAAATATGGAATTGGAGGAACAAGATTTTCTTATGGTTATGATTTATTCTATAATAAGTACACTCCCTTTTTAGGTTTTTATTTTAGAAACAATTACTTAAGAGATAACTTAAGACAGAGTTTATTTATAAGAAGTGTAAATGTAGAGCAAGATCTAAATCCATTAAATCCTGTAGATCAACCAAAATATAATGTATTTAATATAAGCTACAATTTTAAAGATGCCAATTTAGTAGATTACTTCTCTGGAGGAATAGATTATCAATTGGCAAAGAACTTCAGTAAAGTTGCTCTAAACTTAGAATACAGAAAGCTATTCAGAAACAATAGGCAATTAAACCTAAGGTTCTATGCTGGAACGTTCCTATATAATGATGAAACAGACAACGATTATTTTAGTTTTGCATTAGATAGACCTACAGATTATCTTTTTGATTATAATTACTACGGACGTAGTCAAAGTTCCGGACTTTTTAGCCAACAGATAATATTAGCGGAAGGTGGATTTAAATCTAAGCTAGAACCTGCGTATGCAAATCAATGGATCACTACGGTAAATGCAAGCACCAACATTTGGAAATGGATCTATGCTTATGGTGATGTGGGTGCAGTTAAAAACGAATTGAAGAATGCAGAATTTCTTTACGATTCTGGGATTAGACTAAGTTTTGTTGCAGATTATTTTGAACTATATCTTCCAGTTTATTCCAATCTAGGTTGGGAAATTGGTCAGGAAAATTATGATCAAAAAGTTAGATTCATAGTCACTTTAGATATTAATACGCTCATTAAATTGTTTACTAGAGAGTGGTATTAAAGATCAATACTTTTCCAAAAAAAACAAAGTCTTAATTTATCTACAATTTTTACTTCTGATTATACAATTCCTAAAATTTAGGCGATATTTGCAAAAAAATTGCAGATATTTTAATCTAAGAACGATTTTACATATTATACCAATAAAAATGGTAAATATCTTGAATTGTATTTAACCT is from Gillisia sp. Hel1_33_143 and encodes:
- a CDS encoding response regulator transcription factor, encoding MRTEKKQLIFISNKQEIISELQEGLSRYFEVNVVSSMHTAYTLALKLLPDIILIDQTSFTTQDLKNLENFKSTHFLNKSWLIMYANILDKAEIDLNYKPLLDDIFYDAASSTALSERLIDQVYANLSLSNYWKDAFLGLFNLLNNPVVLLQQEVIVSMNDSFKQTFKIDSADGVKLTDFVNCENKTKVKASLRNFARGKHMQATTRTALRLGDHKIRNAKISFSKLDKMLQGQYIMMIQFTEDDTYVKEEIGSICEMVNTCFEENSQLTNYSFTSREKEIIQLLCKGYKTKDISERLFISPKTIEKHRANIIKRTNSETILESIIYAINHNLIDVSHA
- the uvrA gene encoding excinuclease ABC subunit UvrA, whose amino-acid sequence is MARAEENIEVLGARVHNLKNIDVTIPREKLVVITGLSGSGKSSLAFDTIYAEGQRRYIETFSAYARQFLGGLERPDVDKIEGLSPVIAIEQKTTSKNPRSTVGTITEIYDFLRLLFARTADAYSYNTGEKMVSYTDEQIKNLIIEDFKDKRISILAPVIRSRKGHYRELFEQIAKMGFVKVRTDGEIRDIVKGMKLDRYKTHEIEIVIDRLKIDDSVQNQKRLEESINTAMYHGDDVLMIMEQDSGEIRYFSRNLMCPTTGISYPNPEPNNFSFNSPKGACPTCNGIGTLHKVNIDKLIPDASKSIKKGALAPHGPQKKNWVFSQLELIAERFDFSLADAVSTIPADAMNMILYGGKEKFSKESKSIGITRDFKIDFEGIATFIETTYHNNDSTSLKRWAKEYMDKIECPDCNGSRLRKESLYFKIEDQNIAELASKDIVDLADWFKDLDAKLTEKQLAIATEVIKEIKTRLQFLVDVGLTYLSLNRGSKSLSGGEAQRIRLATQIGSQLVGVLYILDEPSIGLHQRDNEKLINSLVALRDIGNSVIVVEHDKDMIERADHVIDIGPRAGKHGGEIISQGTPEEIMKHDTITAAYLNGTMKMEIPDKRRKGNGKTLELKGATGNNLKNVSIKIPLGKMIAVTGVSGSGKSTLINETLYPIMNAHYFNGVKVPKPYRSIKGLEHLDKVIDINQTPIGRTPRSNPATYTGVFSEVRNLFAKTPEAMIRGYKPGRFSFNVKGGRCETCKGGGLRVIEMNFLPDVYVECETCQGKRFNRETLEIRYKGKSISDVLEMTINEATSFFELIPKIYRKVKTIQDVGLGYITLGQQSTTLSGGEAQRIKLATELSKRDTGNTFYILDEPTTGLHFEDIRVLMDVLNTLANKGNTVLIIEHNMDVIKMADHIIDIGYEGGKNGGKVLVTGTPEEVAKHKKSYTAHFLRKELN
- a CDS encoding metalloprotease, which codes for MYVGGILGYAQTRTEITAVLNDSTNIFNIQQKIIYKNSSTSVLKDIYLNDWANSFRDKSTPLAKRFAEDYLRRFHFAKEQERGYTKIYGINDANILPLSWVRSDSLPDIVQVNLSKPLQPGESTEINLLYQVKIPSEKFTRYGYDDDGNFKLKYWYITPAVYDGKWVLYSDKNLGNQYSPPINIKLKLSTRPYLYVASPLTQEKLVTEDQYKTSYLSGINVVTSDLYLTKTFRFESLSANSKVILTNLEDEGLNPEIKTFLLERIMKFLQTRLGEYPHKSLMITKDDYQDKPVYGLNQLPKFIRPFPDGFNYDMKQLKTIIHTYLKNTVLINPREEQWLYDAIQISLMMDYVDEYYPKMKLLGSLSNIIGIRWFHASDLEFNDQYPFLYEHMARMHMDQSLATTQDSLVKFNQNIANAYKAGAGFHYMNDFLETDAVKRSISEFYKKNVLQPTSSAEFEQILKKNADKDVNWFFKDYVQTDDKIDFKISKLKKSKDSLEVTIRNKRANGMPVSLYGLKDGKVVYKEWVEDIGSRKTVTIPRDSIERLALNYNAAIPEVNKRDNYKGVTTLFNKPIQFRIFQDVEDPHYNQMFFMPEFSYNLYDGLAIGPKLYNKTFLSRNFDFRISPKFGFTSKTIVGSAAIANTQFFDDQNLFAVKYGIGGTRFSYGYDLFYNKYTPFLGFYFRNNYLRDNLRQSLFIRSVNVEQDLNPLNPVDQPKYNVFNISYNFKDANLVDYFSGGIDYQLAKNFSKVALNLEYRKLFRNNRQLNLRFYAGTFLYNDETDNDYFSFALDRPTDYLFDYNYYGRSQSSGLFSQQIILAEGGFKSKLEPAYANQWITTVNASTNIWKWIYAYGDVGAVKNELKNAEFLYDSGIRLSFVADYFELYLPVYSNLGWEIGQENYDQKVRFIVTLDINTLIKLFTREWY
- a CDS encoding TIGR00730 family Rossman fold protein; amino-acid sequence: MNTKQGNKAWNEIRTNDSWAIFKIMGEFVKGYEKLSQIGPCVSIFGSARTKPDQKYYKLTERIAQKIVDHGYGVITGGGPGIMEAGNKGAHLGGGTSVGLNIDLPFEQHDNPYIDQDKSLDFDYFFVRKVMFVKYSQGFVVMPGGFGTLDELFEAITLIQTNKIDKFPIILVGTDFWGGLIDWVRSTLLDTFENISAGDMDLVQVVDTEDEVIDILDKFYDEYNLSPNF